The following nucleotide sequence is from uncultured Roseateles sp..
CCGGCTGCAACGCTCGTTCAACGAGCTGCGCGAGCAGCTGGTCCACGATAACCTGACCCATCTGCTGACGCGGCGCGGCCTGCTGGAACAGATCGACTGGCTGGAGCCCCGGCCGGCCGTGCTGACCCTGGTCGGGCTGGATGCCTTCCGCGCCATCAATGACAACGTCGGCTACGGCACCGGCGACCGCCTGCTGCAGGCCATCACCGAGCGCATGCGAGCCCGTCTGCCCACGCCGGTGCTGATGGCCCGCCTGGGCGGCGATGAGTTTGCCCTGCTGCATCTGGGCCTGCCCGATGCGCCGCCGCCGGCCGCCGCCGATCTGGGCGCCCTGGTGCTGGCGCTGTTCGACGGGCCCTTCGCGGCCGGCAACGACGAGCTGGTGGTGACGGCCTCGGTGGGCGTTGTCGACGGTCTGCTGCGACCCGACGCGCTGCCCGACTGGCTGCGCAGCGCCAGCATCGCGCTGGGCGAGGCCAAGCGGCGGGGCCGCGGCCAATGCGTGCTGTTCGAGGCCGGCATGCTGGAGCAATCGCTGCAACGCGCCCAGCTCGCCAACGAGCTGCGCCATGCGCTGGAGCGCGAGCAGTTCCTGGTCTACTACCAGCCGGTGATCGAGCTTGCCAGCGGCCGCGTCACCGGCGCCGAGGCCTTGCTGCGCTGGGCCAGCCCGCAGCGCGGCATGGTCTCGCCGGCGCTGTTCATCCCGGTGGCCGAGGAGTCGGATCTGATACTGGCCCTGGGCGACTGGGTGCTGCACCAGGCCACGCAGGATATCGCCCAGCGCCTGGCGCAGCTGGCCCCCGACTTCGAACTGCACGTCAACGTCTCGGCGCGCCAGCTGATCCAGTCCGACTTCCCCCGCACCCTGCATCACGCGCTACAGAGCAGCGGCCTGCCGCCGCAGCACCTGACCCTGGAGCTGACCGAGTCGCTGCTGATCGGCGAAGACATCGTGATCGAGCAGCGTCTGCGTGACATTCGCGCGCTGGGCATACGCATCGCCATCGATGACTTCGGCACCGGCTACTCGTCGCTTGCCTACCTGAGCCGCCTGCCGTTCGACAGCCTCAAGATAGACCAGAGCTTTGTGCGCAAGCTGTCCAACTCAAGCCAGGACACGGCCATCGTCACCGCCGTGCTGCACATGGCGCGCGGCTTTGAGGTGGAGGTGGTGGCCGAGGGCGTCGAAACATTTGCCGAGGCCCAGCTGCTGCGCAATATGGGCTGCAGCCATGCCCAGGGCTACTTCTTCGGCCGTCCGGCGCCGCTGCTGCAGTTCGATGCCACGACTCGCGAGGTGCCGCCAGCACCTGAATCTTTTTGAGACTTTGATTTAAGTCCTGGCGCGGCCGGGTCGCCTTGTGTGGTTGAGGGCAAGACAAGAACTTGTCCGAGTACGACGACAACCCACTGGAGCTTCCCATGCTTAGCCTGCACACCAACGCCGCTGCCCTTTCCACGCAAAATTCGCTGGGCGCTTCGCAGCGCGCTCTGTCCACCTCGATGACCCGCCTGGGCACGGGCTTCCGCGTCAACTCCGCCATGGACGACGCCGCCGGCCTGCAGATCGCCACCCGTCTGGACGCCCAGACCCGCGGCCAGGCCGTGGCCATGCGCAACACGCAAAACGGCATTTCGATGCTGCAAACCGGCGAAGGCGCACTGAACGAAGTCTCGAACATCCTGCTGCGCATGAAGGACCTGGCCACCGAGTCGGCCAGCGGTTCGTCCACGGTCAAGGACCAGGACGCCATGCAGGCCGAGTTCGACGCCCTGGGCGGCGAGCTGAACAACATCATGAACAACACCAGCTTCGGCGGCAGCAAGCTGCTGAAGGGCGGCACCCTGGCCGCGTCGGTGACCTTCCAGATCGGCGCCTCGTCGAGCGAGACGATGGCCGTCAACCTGAGCGCCGACTTCACCCAGGCCAGCACCGATCTGGCTGCCGTGAGCGCCAAGTTCACCACCCCGGGCGGCGCGGCCGGTACCGAAATCAACGCGGCCAGCGCCAACGGTGCGATCGACAAGGTCAACACCGCGCTGGACACGGTCGGCAAGATCCGCGCCGGCATGGGTGCTGCGGCCAACCGCCTGGACCACGTCTACAACA
It contains:
- a CDS encoding EAL domain-containing protein; amino-acid sequence: MRLYRPTLRIAIAVPFALILAITVALQAASQQEQVSRLIDKESDRLLDAVTETTRHRLADFLEEPFRIQQSLADAVSRHGLYRGGDLSSVYRYLLGVYRDLYQARSQISVMSFGSEQGEYAGLRRESGGGFTLMLKDASTAGRLRIYQGELAGPVAAEFPGYDPRVRPWYEPVAKSGKAGWSAIYTNMDERAEIAISAMSPVMQQDKLLGVVEADIKLDGLNQFLRNDAERGRGLIFIVDLEGRLVAQSERGSVVAEGGGGTRRGERLPMAESPSPLIRAVAEQVMQAPTESGAGFRLSLAGELHFCRVTPYSDVRGLDWRIVALVPESDLLGDVRESSRRAILGILGFAMLGLLLGLWVIGRVTRPILRTAEAANRLAGGHWRSAIDQTGALRETAILVRAFNEMADRLQRSFNELREQLVHDNLTHLLTRRGLLEQIDWLEPRPAVLTLVGLDAFRAINDNVGYGTGDRLLQAITERMRARLPTPVLMARLGGDEFALLHLGLPDAPPPAAADLGALVLALFDGPFAAGNDELVVTASVGVVDGLLRPDALPDWLRSASIALGEAKRRGRGQCVLFEAGMLEQSLQRAQLANELRHALEREQFLVYYQPVIELASGRVTGAEALLRWASPQRGMVSPALFIPVAEESDLILALGDWVLHQATQDIAQRLAQLAPDFELHVNVSARQLIQSDFPRTLHHALQSSGLPPQHLTLELTESLLIGEDIVIEQRLRDIRALGIRIAIDDFGTGYSSLAYLSRLPFDSLKIDQSFVRKLSNSSQDTAIVTAVLHMARGFEVEVVAEGVETFAEAQLLRNMGCSHAQGYFFGRPAPLLQFDATTREVPPAPESF
- a CDS encoding flagellin — translated: MLSLHTNAAALSTQNSLGASQRALSTSMTRLGTGFRVNSAMDDAAGLQIATRLDAQTRGQAVAMRNTQNGISMLQTGEGALNEVSNILLRMKDLATESASGSSTVKDQDAMQAEFDALGGELNNIMNNTSFGGSKLLKGGTLAASVTFQIGASSSETMAVNLSADFTQASTDLAAVSAKFTTPGGAAGTEINAASANGAIDKVNTALDTVGKIRAGMGAAANRLDHVYNNLQNVSTNAAQARGRIMDVDYATETSNMTTKQMLMQAGSSMLKQSNSMSGLVMSLLQ